A region from the Halomarina litorea genome encodes:
- the hisC gene encoding histidinol-phosphate transaminase, translated as MRPRDLSDYAVYQAGRGIEEVARELGMDPEEFVVLSSNENPLGPSPKAITAVREHAAGVHRYPKSSHVDLVEAIAEKWDLAPEQVWLAPGGDGALDYLHRALLDPEDDVLVPDPGFAYYAMSARYHHGDVATYPLSKADDFAQTAENVLDHYDGERVVYCISPHSPVGSEMPTDEVRKLAEGTDDDTLVVVDEAYGEFSRSPSKVELLRERDDVAVLRTFSKAYGLAGLRLGYVLAPESWADAYARVNTPFAVNELACRGGLAALNDDEHVERSVEAARTSRQYIYDYLDAPTWESAGNFVLAEVGDAAAVTDAAQREGVIVRDCTSFGLPECIRITTGTEEQTERAVEVVNEVVADR; from the coding sequence ATGCGACCACGGGACCTCTCCGACTACGCCGTCTATCAGGCGGGACGCGGCATCGAGGAGGTGGCCCGCGAACTCGGTATGGACCCCGAGGAGTTCGTGGTGCTCTCCTCGAACGAGAACCCCCTCGGGCCGAGTCCGAAGGCCATCACGGCCGTCCGCGAACACGCCGCGGGCGTCCACCGCTACCCCAAGTCCTCGCACGTCGACCTCGTCGAGGCCATCGCCGAGAAGTGGGACCTCGCGCCCGAACAGGTGTGGCTGGCCCCCGGCGGCGACGGCGCACTGGACTACCTCCACCGGGCGCTGCTGGACCCCGAGGACGACGTCCTCGTCCCGGACCCCGGCTTCGCCTACTACGCGATGAGCGCGCGCTACCACCACGGCGACGTCGCCACCTACCCCCTCTCGAAGGCCGACGACTTCGCACAGACCGCAGAGAACGTCCTCGACCACTACGACGGCGAGCGGGTCGTCTACTGCATCAGCCCGCACAGCCCCGTCGGGAGCGAGATGCCCACCGACGAGGTCCGGAAACTCGCCGAGGGCACCGACGACGACACCCTCGTCGTCGTCGACGAGGCCTACGGCGAGTTCTCGCGCTCGCCGAGCAAGGTGGAACTCCTCCGCGAACGCGACGACGTGGCCGTCCTCCGCACGTTCTCGAAGGCCTACGGCCTCGCCGGTCTCCGACTCGGCTACGTCCTCGCCCCCGAGTCGTGGGCCGACGCCTACGCGCGGGTGAACACCCCCTTCGCGGTCAACGAACTCGCCTGCCGGGGCGGCCTCGCGGCGCTGAACGACGACGAACACGTCGAGCGGAGCGTCGAGGCGGCCCGCACCTCCCGGCAGTACATCTACGACTACCTCGACGCACCGACGTGGGAGAGCGCCGGCAACTTCGTCCTCGCTGAGGTAGGCGACGCGGCGGCAGTGACCGACGCCGCCCAGCGAGAGGGCGTCATCGTCCGCGACTGCACGAGTTTCGGCCTCCCTGAGTGTATCCGCATCACGACGGGCACCGAGGAGCAGACCGAACGCGCCGTCGAGGTCGTCAACGAGGTCGTGGCCGACCGATGA
- a CDS encoding helicase HerA domain-containing protein — MGETETITVAEVSDGTGSVGTAGTDVSLPAVELLTGRGFVTGKSGSGKSNTASVVIEKLLDRGFPVLIVDIDGEYYGLKEKYEILHVGDDEECDIQVNAEHAEKIADMALRNNVPIILDVSSFLDESEAAELLTEVAKHLFAKEKKLKKPFLLVVEEVHEWIPEGGGLGECGRMLIKVGKRGRKHGLGIMGISQRPADVKKDFITQCDWLCWHRLTWRNDTKVVKRVLGSEYADAVEGLADGEAFLVTDWAERTQRVQFQRKTTFDAGATPGLEDFERPDLKSVSEDLVGELQSITEDEREREDRIEELERELQRKERRIEILERDLEDARDLSRMADQFAEALFDHPGRSRMQLRRDREAERVDSEQATLEENPGLVDATGEAEGEPAGGTPAVESDVPWPDPPTEERDRAAPATTAPGPAVAETDGSGAASGTNGTGARPEGQSSGGRILGSDGSETGDRPLVERVRTLLSDLDPGARRLLAEYRADGPSSPVDAHVAAGGEGDRTTAYSHNSALREAGLIRHAGRGQYAYALPDLVSAAHDGRLSEDEEREVVAAIERDLLD; from the coding sequence ATGGGAGAGACCGAGACCATCACGGTCGCGGAGGTGAGCGACGGCACCGGGAGCGTCGGCACGGCGGGCACCGACGTGTCCCTGCCCGCGGTCGAACTCCTCACCGGGCGCGGGTTCGTCACCGGCAAGTCCGGGTCGGGGAAGTCCAACACCGCGAGCGTCGTCATCGAGAAACTGCTCGACCGGGGATTCCCGGTGCTCATCGTCGACATCGACGGGGAGTACTACGGCCTGAAGGAGAAGTACGAGATCCTCCACGTCGGCGACGACGAGGAGTGCGACATCCAGGTGAACGCCGAACACGCCGAGAAGATCGCGGACATGGCGCTTCGCAACAACGTCCCCATCATCCTCGACGTCTCCTCGTTCCTCGACGAGTCGGAGGCCGCGGAGTTGCTGACCGAGGTGGCGAAACACCTCTTCGCGAAGGAGAAGAAGTTGAAGAAGCCCTTCCTGCTGGTCGTCGAGGAGGTCCACGAGTGGATCCCCGAGGGCGGCGGCCTCGGGGAGTGCGGGCGGATGCTCATCAAGGTGGGCAAGCGCGGGCGAAAACACGGCCTCGGCATCATGGGCATCAGCCAGCGACCCGCCGACGTGAAGAAGGACTTCATCACGCAGTGCGACTGGCTCTGCTGGCACCGCCTGACGTGGCGCAACGACACGAAAGTCGTCAAGCGCGTCCTCGGGAGCGAGTACGCCGACGCCGTCGAGGGACTCGCGGACGGCGAGGCCTTCCTCGTCACCGACTGGGCCGAGCGGACGCAACGAGTCCAGTTCCAGCGCAAGACGACGTTCGACGCGGGTGCGACGCCCGGGCTGGAGGACTTCGAGCGCCCGGACCTGAAGTCGGTCAGCGAGGACCTCGTCGGCGAACTCCAGTCCATCACGGAGGACGAACGCGAACGCGAGGACCGCATCGAGGAACTCGAACGCGAACTCCAGCGCAAGGAGCGCAGAATCGAGATTCTGGAACGCGACCTGGAGGACGCCCGCGACCTCTCGCGGATGGCCGACCAGTTCGCGGAGGCGCTGTTCGACCACCCCGGGCGTTCCCGGATGCAACTCCGGAGGGACCGCGAGGCCGAGCGAGTGGACTCGGAACAGGCCACGCTGGAGGAGAACCCCGGCCTCGTCGACGCGACCGGCGAGGCAGAGGGCGAGCCGGCGGGCGGCACCCCGGCCGTCGAGTCGGACGTTCCGTGGCCGGACCCGCCGACCGAGGAGCGCGACCGGGCGGCCCCCGCGACCACCGCTCCCGGCCCCGCCGTCGCGGAGACCGACGGGTCGGGCGCCGCGAGCGGGACGAACGGGACCGGGGCGCGACCGGAGGGCCAATCCAGCGGCGGTCGAATCCTCGGGAGTGATGGGTCGGAGACCGGCGACCGTCCGCTCGTCGAACGGGTCCGGACCCTGCTGTCGGATCTCGACCCGGGGGCACGACGGCTCCTCGCGGAGTACCGCGCGGACGGGCCGTCCTCGCCCGTCGACGCCCACGTCGCGGCGGGCGGCGAGGGCGACCGGACGACCGCCTACAGCCACAACAGCGCCCTGCGCGAGGCGGGCCTCATTCGCCACGCCGGGCGCGGCCAGTACGCCTACGCGCTCCCGGACCTCGTGAGCGCGGCCCACGACGGCCGCCTCTCCGAGGACGAGGAGCGTGAGGTCGTCGCCGCTATCGAGCGGGACCTGCTGGACTGA
- a CDS encoding acetamidase/formamidase family protein translates to MAQRAVQQELEVDQYTLGLVGPDQEWAGTVADGGTVRTHTPPACWGPMITPSFRGGHEVTRPIAVEGASVGDAIAIHIEDVEVTSVATSTGSMAEREGAFGDDPFVDHRCPECGASWPESVVEGTGEDAIRCAECGANASSFGFEYGYSVVFDEDRTVGLTLDDAAADELAQDARQNMAIPENSRQHPILLYKPSEMPGTLGHLRPFVGNIGTTPPIELPDSHNAGDFGQFLVGAEHDWGVESEDELAERTDGHMDSNDVRAGAVLICPVKVDGGGLYVGDLHANQGDGELSLHTTDVSGKTTLTVEVIEGLDIDGPLLLPNEEDLPHIAKPYSTEELETGRELAERHGVELEDEMGPIQVVGSGATVNDATENAFDRAGKLLDMTEGEVRGRCTFTGGVEIARLPGVVQLTLLAPMALLEERGLADLVRSQYGL, encoded by the coding sequence ATGGCACAGCGAGCGGTCCAACAGGAACTCGAGGTAGACCAGTACACCCTCGGCCTCGTCGGTCCCGACCAGGAGTGGGCGGGCACCGTCGCCGACGGCGGCACCGTCCGAACGCACACCCCGCCCGCCTGCTGGGGTCCGATGATTACCCCGTCGTTCCGCGGCGGTCACGAGGTGACCCGCCCTATCGCCGTCGAGGGCGCGTCGGTGGGTGACGCCATCGCGATTCACATCGAGGACGTGGAGGTCACGAGCGTCGCCACCTCGACGGGGAGCATGGCCGAACGCGAGGGCGCGTTCGGCGACGACCCGTTCGTCGACCACCGCTGTCCCGAGTGTGGCGCGTCGTGGCCCGAGAGCGTCGTCGAGGGGACGGGCGAGGACGCAATCCGGTGTGCGGAGTGCGGCGCGAACGCCTCGTCGTTCGGCTTCGAGTACGGCTACTCCGTGGTGTTCGACGAGGACCGCACCGTCGGTCTCACGCTGGACGACGCCGCGGCCGACGAGTTGGCACAGGACGCCCGCCAGAACATGGCCATCCCCGAGAACTCCCGGCAGCACCCCATCCTGCTCTACAAGCCCAGCGAGATGCCTGGCACCCTCGGCCACCTCCGGCCGTTCGTCGGGAACATTGGCACCACCCCACCCATCGAACTCCCGGACTCGCACAACGCGGGCGACTTCGGGCAGTTCCTCGTCGGCGCGGAGCACGACTGGGGCGTCGAGAGCGAGGACGAACTCGCCGAACGCACGGACGGCCACATGGACTCGAACGACGTGCGCGCCGGGGCGGTCCTGATCTGTCCTGTGAAGGTGGACGGCGGCGGCCTCTACGTCGGTGACCTCCACGCCAATCAGGGCGACGGCGAACTCTCCCTGCACACGACGGACGTGAGCGGGAAGACCACTCTGACGGTGGAAGTCATCGAGGGGCTGGACATCGACGGGCCCCTCCTCCTCCCGAACGAGGAGGACCTGCCGCACATCGCGAAGCCCTACTCGACCGAGGAACTGGAGACGGGCCGCGAACTCGCCGAGCGACACGGCGTCGAACTCGAAGACGAGATGGGGCCCATCCAGGTCGTCGGGAGCGGTGCGACCGTCAACGACGCGACGGAGAACGCCTTCGACCGCGCCGGGAAACTGCTGGACATGACCGAGGGCGAGGTTCGCGGGCGCTGTACGTTCACGGGCGGCGTCGAGATAGCACGCCTGCCGGGCGTCGTCCAGTTGACGCTCCTCGCGCCGATGGCCCTGCTCGAAGAGCGGGGGCTGGCGGACCTCGTGCGGTCGCAGTACGGTCTCTGA
- the tpiA gene encoding triose-phosphate isomerase: MFVLVNLKAYPCDSVAVARAAADVADDTGARVAVAPQAAHLSAVADTGVETWAQHVSPNDHGSHTGSTLAEAVSEAGATGTMLNHSERRLKLADVDAGIRAAERTGLDTVVCANNPRQVGAVTALGPDMVAVEPPELIGTGTPVSQADPDVVEGAVEAARDVDESVPVLCGAGISTGEDLAAARDLGSEGVLLASGVAKADDPEAALRDLVSGI, from the coding sequence ATGTTCGTCCTCGTCAACCTGAAGGCGTACCCCTGTGACTCCGTCGCCGTCGCGCGGGCCGCAGCGGACGTGGCAGACGACACCGGCGCGCGCGTCGCAGTCGCGCCACAGGCCGCCCACCTCTCCGCGGTGGCCGACACCGGCGTCGAGACGTGGGCACAGCACGTCAGCCCGAACGACCACGGCAGCCACACCGGGAGCACCCTCGCCGAGGCCGTCAGTGAGGCGGGCGCGACCGGGACCATGCTCAACCACTCCGAGCGCCGCCTGAAACTCGCCGACGTCGACGCGGGAATCCGGGCGGCCGAACGCACCGGCCTCGACACCGTCGTCTGCGCGAACAACCCCCGGCAGGTGGGGGCGGTCACCGCCCTCGGCCCGGACATGGTCGCCGTCGAACCCCCCGAACTCATCGGGACGGGCACGCCCGTGAGTCAGGCCGACCCGGACGTCGTGGAGGGGGCCGTCGAGGCGGCCCGCGACGTCGACGAGTCGGTCCCCGTCCTCTGCGGCGCGGGCATCTCCACGGGCGAGGACCTCGCCGCGGCCCGCGACCTGGGAAGCGAGGGCGTCCTCCTCGCCTCGGGCGTGGCGAAGGCCGACGACCCCGAGGCGGCGCTGCGCGACCTCGTCTCCGGCATCTGA
- a CDS encoding CDP-alcohol phosphatidyltransferase family protein, whose product MTLDQFRPAVDRVLDPFVDLSERLGLTPDAVSVVAMALAVGAGAAFAFGRTDPILYLVGALLVFLNGWLDILDGALARRLGTASRAGDLLDHVLDRYADIVMLVGLAAGVERYAIGLAAVTGVLMTSYLGTQAQAVGLDRVYGGLVGRADRLVLIGFAGVAASVVTGSYYGLTVVGWLLVFFAVVGHVTALQRFYYSMRALRSGE is encoded by the coding sequence ATGACACTCGACCAGTTCCGCCCCGCGGTCGACCGCGTTCTCGACCCGTTCGTCGACCTCTCGGAACGACTGGGCCTGACGCCCGACGCGGTGAGCGTCGTCGCCATGGCCCTCGCCGTCGGTGCAGGTGCCGCCTTCGCCTTCGGGAGGACGGACCCGATTCTCTACCTCGTCGGGGCACTGCTGGTCTTCCTCAACGGCTGGCTGGACATCCTCGACGGGGCGCTGGCCCGCCGCCTCGGGACCGCCTCGCGGGCGGGCGACCTGCTGGACCACGTGCTCGACCGCTACGCCGACATCGTGATGCTCGTCGGCCTCGCGGCAGGCGTCGAACGCTACGCCATCGGCCTCGCGGCCGTCACGGGCGTGCTGATGACCTCCTACCTCGGAACGCAGGCGCAGGCCGTCGGCCTCGACCGGGTGTACGGCGGCCTCGTGGGCCGGGCCGACCGCCTCGTCCTCATCGGGTTCGCCGGCGTCGCCGCGAGCGTCGTCACCGGGTCGTACTACGGCCTGACGGTCGTCGGGTGGCTGCTCGTGTTCTTCGCCGTCGTCGGGCACGTCACCGCACTCCAGCGCTTCTACTACTCCATGCGGGCGCTCAGGTCCGGCGAGTAG
- a CDS encoding methyltransferase domain-containing protein, giving the protein MSEWDADLYESSHGFVHEASADLVDHLDPREDERVLDVGCGTGHLTRRIADRCSLAVGVDRDPAMLARARAEYPSLSLLRGDARALPVSGFDAVFSNAALHWVPEADAGRVAQSVARALAPGGRFVAELGGTGNVAALVSAIEGNVEAAGHDPGPNPWYFPSVGEYAGVLEGAGFEVRLARLFDRPTPLSGEAGLREWVEMFGGSLLAPVPESDRESVLDGVEDRLRDDHYRDGEWVADYRRLRVVAVRPS; this is encoded by the coding sequence ATGAGCGAGTGGGACGCTGACCTGTACGAGTCGAGCCACGGGTTCGTCCACGAGGCCAGCGCGGACCTCGTGGACCACCTCGACCCGCGGGAGGACGAACGGGTCCTCGACGTGGGCTGTGGGACGGGCCACCTCACCCGGCGCATCGCCGACCGCTGTTCGCTCGCCGTCGGGGTGGACCGCGACCCGGCGATGCTCGCGCGGGCGCGGGCCGAGTACCCGAGTCTTTCGCTCCTCCGGGGTGACGCCCGCGCGCTTCCCGTCTCCGGGTTCGACGCCGTCTTCTCGAACGCGGCGCTCCACTGGGTTCCGGAGGCGGACGCCGGGCGGGTGGCGCAGTCGGTCGCACGGGCGCTCGCACCCGGCGGTCGGTTCGTCGCCGAACTCGGCGGGACGGGCAACGTCGCCGCACTCGTCTCGGCCATCGAGGGGAACGTCGAGGCGGCGGGCCACGACCCCGGCCCGAACCCGTGGTACTTCCCGAGCGTCGGCGAGTACGCGGGCGTCCTCGAAGGGGCGGGGTTCGAGGTCCGTCTGGCCCGCCTGTTCGACCGACCGACGCCCCTCTCGGGCGAAGCGGGCCTGCGCGAGTGGGTCGAGATGTTCGGCGGATCGCTCCTCGCGCCGGTCCCCGAGTCGGACCGCGAGTCGGTCCTCGACGGCGTGGAGGACCGCCTCCGCGACGACCACTACCGGGACGGCGAGTGGGTCGCGGACTACCGGCGACTCCGGGTCGTCGCGGTCCGACCGTCGTGA
- a CDS encoding multiprotein bridging factor aMBF1: MPQCEMCGAETASPTTVKVEGAEIEVCSDCAQFGTEVRTQSSSTTSTKYSTGSSGSSSSSSSSSSSSSSSSGGGRRRDMFDQMDEIAQDYDQRIRSARESTGLTQEELAKELNEKVSLIRKLERGDVLPSDGVQKKLERKLSISLTEGGSTDDDTEWEGGKSSGAYTLGDVVKRKD, from the coding sequence ATGCCGCAATGTGAGATGTGCGGAGCCGAGACTGCGTCGCCCACGACGGTCAAAGTCGAGGGAGCGGAGATCGAGGTCTGCTCCGACTGCGCCCAGTTCGGGACCGAGGTCCGGACGCAGTCTTCGAGCACCACGTCTACGAAGTACTCCACCGGGTCGTCCGGGTCCTCTTCGTCTTCGTCCTCCTCTTCGTCGTCCTCGTCGAGTTCTTCCGGCGGCGGTCGCCGCCGCGACATGTTCGACCAGATGGACGAGATCGCCCAGGACTACGACCAGCGCATCCGAAGCGCGCGCGAGTCGACCGGCCTCACGCAGGAGGAACTCGCCAAGGAACTCAACGAGAAGGTGAGCCTCATCCGAAAGCTCGAACGCGGGGACGTCCTCCCGAGCGACGGCGTCCAGAAGAAACTCGAGCGGAAACTCTCCATCTCGCTCACCGAAGGCGGGAGCACGGACGACGACACCGAGTGGGAGGGCGGCAAGTCCTCCGGGGCCTACACCCTCGGCGACGTCGTCAAGCGCAAGGACTGA
- the hisH gene encoding imidazole glycerol phosphate synthase subunit HisH, translating to MNVDVTVIDYGVGNLRSLRRGLERAGASVSESSDPDGIREADALVLPGVGAFEECMRNSEPFHDVLREAAEDTPILGICVGHQLLMTDSTEGAPEGEVIEGLDLVPGSVVRLSGDVKVPHMGWNTLTVERDHPVVAGIETGDYAYFVHSYCTASDDHTLASCTYGGEFAAIATNEAGNVVGTQFHPEKSGETGLQLLDDFVSFAADWNAERMDSLAAE from the coding sequence GTGAACGTCGACGTCACCGTCATCGACTACGGTGTGGGGAACCTCCGGAGCCTCCGCCGGGGACTGGAACGCGCCGGGGCGTCCGTCTCCGAGTCCAGCGACCCCGACGGGATTCGGGAGGCGGACGCGCTCGTCCTGCCCGGCGTGGGGGCCTTCGAGGAGTGCATGCGCAACTCGGAACCGTTCCACGACGTCCTCCGCGAGGCGGCCGAGGACACGCCCATCCTGGGCATCTGCGTGGGCCACCAGTTGCTCATGACCGACTCCACGGAGGGCGCACCGGAGGGTGAGGTAATCGAGGGGCTGGACCTCGTCCCGGGGAGCGTCGTCCGCCTCTCGGGTGACGTGAAGGTGCCCCACATGGGCTGGAACACGCTGACGGTCGAACGCGACCACCCCGTCGTCGCGGGCATCGAGACGGGCGACTACGCCTACTTCGTCCACTCGTACTGCACCGCGAGCGACGACCACACGCTGGCGTCCTGTACCTATGGGGGCGAGTTCGCCGCCATCGCGACCAACGAGGCGGGTAACGTCGTCGGTACGCAGTTCCACCCGGAGAAGTCCGGCGAGACGGGCCTCCAGTTGCTCGACGACTTCGTCTCGTTCGCGGCCGACTGGAACGCGGAGCGGATGGACTCGCTCGCCGCGGAGTAG
- a CDS encoding CopD family protein yields MALVDSIAYSVHLLFAGLWTGTVLFVTVGVLPPALRGNADPDPLGFAVSRLTTISRASAALLFLSGGHMAGTGYTVESLFGSPRGHLVLTMVVLWFVLAALVEVGAGKMRRGLDDRKVRTPAHDARPFFRAASVVALLLLLDAGLLAGGIPF; encoded by the coding sequence ATGGCACTCGTCGACTCCATCGCCTACAGCGTCCACCTGCTGTTCGCGGGGCTGTGGACTGGAACCGTCCTGTTCGTCACCGTGGGCGTCCTCCCGCCCGCCCTCCGGGGGAACGCCGACCCGGACCCGCTCGGGTTCGCCGTCTCGCGGCTGACCACGATTTCGCGGGCGAGCGCCGCCCTCCTCTTCCTCTCGGGCGGACACATGGCCGGGACGGGCTACACCGTCGAGAGCCTCTTCGGGTCCCCGCGGGGTCACCTCGTGCTGACGATGGTCGTGCTGTGGTTCGTCCTCGCCGCGCTCGTGGAGGTGGGCGCGGGGAAGATGCGCCGCGGACTGGACGACCGGAAGGTGAGGACGCCGGCCCACGACGCCCGCCCGTTCTTCCGGGCCGCGTCCGTCGTCGCCCTCCTCCTGTTGCTCGACGCGGGCCTGCTCGCGGGCGGCATCCCGTTCTGA
- a CDS encoding acyl-CoA dehydrogenase family protein: MSQFQLSAEHEAIRSAVREFGEQEIRPVADEHEAEHRYPHDLLREAARYDLVAPHVPEEYGGAGMDTLGSLVVDEELWYADPGVGGSIAAAAFGSEMLLKYGEEWMREKWLPRVTAGETPIATAISEPAHGSNVVGMETRAERASGPAGDEYVIHGNKMWITNGTVADVMVIMAKTDPDVGHRGITAFLTPTDVEGIRAERITNKLGIRAMDTAELVFDGLRVPEENVVGEVGEGFYQLMEFFAPARAAVAAQSVGVAQAALDASVEYANEREQFDRPIAEFQAIRHKLAEMATSVEAARSLAYRAGSAIESGDDREATRLASMAKLFCSEHAVDVTDEAIQVHGGAGYVSDHPVERFYRDARITKIYDGTSEIQKNIIADGLL, from the coding sequence ATGTCGCAGTTCCAGTTGTCCGCTGAACACGAGGCCATCAGGTCTGCGGTTCGCGAGTTCGGCGAGCAGGAGATTCGACCCGTGGCGGACGAACACGAGGCCGAGCACCGCTACCCCCACGACCTCCTCCGGGAGGCAGCGCGGTACGACCTCGTCGCCCCCCACGTCCCCGAGGAGTACGGCGGCGCGGGGATGGACACGCTCGGGTCACTCGTCGTCGACGAGGAACTGTGGTACGCCGACCCCGGCGTCGGCGGGTCCATCGCGGCCGCCGCCTTCGGCAGCGAGATGCTCCTGAAGTACGGCGAGGAGTGGATGAGAGAGAAATGGCTCCCCCGCGTCACGGCCGGCGAGACGCCCATCGCGACGGCCATCTCCGAACCCGCCCACGGGTCGAACGTCGTCGGGATGGAGACGCGCGCCGAACGGGCCAGCGGGCCCGCAGGCGACGAGTACGTGATTCACGGGAACAAGATGTGGATCACCAACGGCACCGTCGCCGACGTGATGGTCATCATGGCGAAGACGGACCCCGACGTCGGTCACCGGGGCATCACCGCCTTCCTCACCCCCACCGACGTCGAGGGCATCCGGGCCGAGCGCATCACGAACAAACTCGGGATACGAGCGATGGACACCGCCGAACTCGTCTTCGACGGCCTCCGAGTGCCAGAGGAGAACGTCGTTGGCGAGGTCGGGGAGGGGTTCTACCAGTTGATGGAGTTCTTCGCGCCCGCGCGGGCCGCCGTCGCCGCCCAATCCGTGGGCGTCGCGCAGGCCGCCCTCGACGCCTCCGTCGAGTACGCGAACGAACGCGAGCAGTTCGACCGGCCAATCGCCGAGTTCCAGGCCATCCGGCACAAACTCGCGGAGATGGCGACGAGCGTCGAGGCCGCCCGGTCACTGGCCTACCGCGCGGGGAGCGCAATCGAGTCCGGCGACGACCGGGAGGCGACCCGGCTGGCGAGCATGGCGAAACTGTTCTGCTCGGAGCACGCCGTGGACGTGACCGACGAGGCGATTCAGGTCCATGGCGGCGCGGGCTACGTCTCGGACCACCCCGTCGAGCGCTTCTACCGCGACGCGCGCATCACGAAGATCTACGACGGGACCAGCGAGATTCAGAAGAACATTATCGCGGACGGACTGCTCTGA
- a CDS encoding adenylate kinase family protein, which yields MRVAVTGTPGTGKTTVSDLVETDLDVVHLNDVVREEGFHEGEDPDRGSLYADLDRVAEWLGDRACLVESHLAHHLDADRVVVLRCHPDEVEARLRERGESEEKARENEASTKSPQALARYARENAEAEALDVILSEAVARHGLDHVYEIDTTDRTPDAVARDVEAVLRGDRDPSAGTVDFTDYL from the coding sequence ATGAGGGTGGCGGTCACCGGCACCCCCGGAACGGGCAAGACGACCGTGTCGGACCTAGTGGAGACCGACCTCGACGTGGTCCACCTCAACGACGTCGTCCGCGAGGAGGGCTTCCACGAGGGCGAGGACCCCGACCGGGGGAGCCTCTACGCCGACCTCGACCGGGTCGCCGAGTGGCTCGGCGACCGGGCGTGCCTCGTCGAGTCCCACCTCGCCCACCACCTCGACGCGGACCGGGTAGTGGTGCTGCGCTGTCATCCCGACGAGGTGGAGGCACGCCTGCGAGAGCGCGGCGAGTCCGAGGAGAAAGCCCGCGAGAACGAAGCGTCGACGAAGTCGCCGCAAGCTCTCGCTCGCTACGCTCGCGAGAACGCCGAGGCGGAGGCGCTGGACGTGATCCTCTCCGAGGCCGTCGCGCGCCACGGACTGGACCACGTCTACGAGATCGACACGACCGACCGCACGCCGGACGCCGTCGCCCGCGACGTCGAGGCCGTCCTCCGGGGCGACCGCGACCCGAGCGCGGGCACCGTCGACTTCACCGACTACCTATGA